Proteins from a single region of Neodiprion virginianus isolate iyNeoVirg1 chromosome 4, iyNeoVirg1.1, whole genome shotgun sequence:
- the LOC124303585 gene encoding protein RRP5 homolog codes for MTLKNFPRGGRKPLKNVHANNELKKKPRSKLRIHKDNFAITNYEDSHTTNILATSADCLNYTTLTQGMVVLGRIREARDYDLIVSLPGRLIGRLELTDISNSYTKLLQSMISVQDDKPEGYKPLTELFKPGDYLICYVKQLHLTEKWRVSLSLEPELINQNLDRTRIIPKSKIVGTVSSIEEHGYIIDTGVANVRAFLTSKDVDEEKEYFIGQQLFLAIKTVETSESASTLKLSAKEKHSSKAVSQDTQLLDALVPGTKLILTIKSVLSNGLQVLYNESNIGYINQIYLDNPLSSYETDESVHGTLLYVLPTVKFAYFSLLTEESETEKLNIGDIITNATVMCKEQKGILLELQKKFRGYIPMRRTEVDFEKINSTFKPKSKHKCRVLNYDCFDRVYICSMEKNILNDEYFTATSFAPGELVTAEVTKIDVAYGSVTLKVNKSKGYVPPEHVSDIDKNMIYELKVGQSVKVRALNRDDQRNRVLFTMKQSLVNSNLPILNNIKDAAVGSQHHGTIVQVKNTGLLIKFFGDLKGWAPPNLLGCKKTEIKQKFSIGQVVPATIVTIDKKDNKMSLSLIGIQKNPSNKLRVGETVECIITESSSQGVYVEIHSTCNHKDLETGFLPAAHMSPSLEVASLLAARCTPGDEIIASVFSTTPSIILTTTFVPLDELTAFENLRVGHYLPCSVREIGENSLKVLLPIDNYSELGVVPYIRPSELELIYVNQVLFGKIISIDENTKKIELQTDLYELWMDSVNQNTEMTNAVDILGFYLRKVKELSNYDFYQSRPISKVSLGQQVSGIIEKVTEDGLVLRLDNDLHGTVRKDQYKQNFKVGDKVSGIIIWLNYVHEIVEITLKSTVVNYITTHKSDSSSIPLGTKLKGEIILVTNWFILIVLKGQGKGRLAALPARRHLNDVQPDLRPYFIGGKVNCYVIIEAVESDLLPVCVLSSTFEPRKLSASVKSQKSLKKRKMDDAPKVNLQSKKAKLDQKDLSKDIDHDIVDESINDNTSTNSTSKTKSKKSKRKVTTEVERETNVDNEIIQNSSCDNQGMKDSTSGIESKKKKMKESKREETNVNEIPIIDIRQEEKVTDKSLKPDDLSIPACGFYWNTEPTPQEELAVESSSDSDEEAESPQKKKKLSAAERREQERQKEREIREREEALASNQLPNSVDQFDRLVMSSPNSSVVWVQYMAYHLQATEIEKARAVAKRAIKTINFREENEKLNVWQAWLNLESRFGTLESMNEVFQEAVRTNDAFKVYTHMLTLHANANRQAALDKTITTITGKFKQNPLAWIESGIALLKMGLKDRSRHIMQRALQSLPAHQHVDLMVRFAQLENKYGDKERAQTLFEKILSSYPKRVDVWSAYVDALIKSADIPIARQVLERAAAQTLPARKMKTIFKKYIAFEEHHGTAENVIKVQEMARNYIENQSQ; via the exons AtgacgttaaaaaattttccacgcgGAGGCCGCAAACCCCTAAAAAATGTACACGCAAATAAT gaattgaaaaaaaagccAAGATCAAAACTAAGAATCCACAAGGATAATTTTGCCATTACTAATTATGAAGATTCGCATACCACAAATATATTGGCAACATCAGCGGACTGTTTGAATTATACTACGTTAACACAAGGAATGGTTGTCCTGGGTCGTATTCGAGAGGCCAGGGATTATGACTTGATTGTATCGCTTCCTGGACGATTAATCGGTCGATTGGAGCTTACAGACATCAGCAATTCGTACACAAAGTTATTGCAAAGTATGATCAGCGTACAAGATGACAAACCTGAGGGTTATAAACCACTGACAGAGTTATTCAAACCTGGTGACTACTTGATCTGTTATGTCAAGCAACTGCACTTGACAGAGAAGTGGAGAGTCTCTTTGTCCCTGGAACCAGAACTAATAAATCAAAATCTGGATCGCACTCGGATCATCCCAAAATCGAAGATTGTTGGCACTGTATCCAGTATTGAAGAACATGGCTATATCATTGACACTGGGGTTGCTAATGTCAGAGCTTTTTTAACTTCTAAAGATgttgatgaagaaaaagaatact TTATAGGACAGCAACTCTTTTTGGCAATTAAAACGGTTGAAACGTCTGAGTCAGCATCGACACTCAAGTTATctgcaaaagaaaaacacagcAGCAAAGCAGTTTCTCAGGATACACAGTTATTAGATGCTCTAGTACCTGGAACAAAATTGATTCTCACTATCAAAAGCGTTCTGTCAAATGGATTGCAGGTGCTGTATAATGAAAGTAACATCGGTTACATCAATCAGATTTACTTGGATAATCCATTATCTTCGTATGAGACAGATGAATCGGTCCATGGTACGCTCTTGTATGTTCTGCCAACTGTAAAATTTGCATATTTCAGTCTGTTGACGGAAGAAAGTGAAACTGAGAAATTGAACATTGGTGATATTATAACAAACGCCACAGTAATGTGCAAGGAGCAAAAAGGGATTCTCCTAGAATTGCAAAAAAAGTTCAGGGGTTATATACCCATGCGAAGAACCGAAGTTGACTTCGAGAAGATTAATTCCACATTTAAACCCAAGTCTAAACATAAGTGTCGAGTATTGAATTACGATTGCTTCGACAGAGTCTATATTTGCAGTATGGAAAAGAATATATTGAACGACGAATATTTTACGGCTACTAGTTTTGCTCCTGGAGAACTGGTGACTGCAGAAGTAACAAAAATTGATGTAGCTTATGGATCTGTCACATTGAAAGTTAATAAAAGTAAAGGGTACGTGCCCCCTGAACATGTTTCTGATATTGATAAGAATATGATATATGAACTCAAAGTTGGCCAGTCGGTGAAAGTAAGAGCTTTAAACCGTGACGACCAACGAAATAGAGTTTTATTCACAATGAAGCAGTCATTAGTTAATAGCAATTTACCAATCTTAAATAATATTAAGGATGCAGCTGTTGGTTCCCAGCATCATGGCACCATTGTGCAAGTAAAAAATACTGGacttttgataaaatttttcggagACTTGAAGGGCTGGGCCCCTCCGAATTTGCTTGGCTGCAAAAAAACTGAGATTAAGCAGAAATTTTCGATCGGCCAAGTAGTTCCTGCAACAATTGTGACAATAGAtaaaaaagataataaaatgAGCCTGAGCTTGATTGGCATACAGAAGAATCCTAGTAATAAATTACGTGTTGGTGAAACTGTCGAATGTATCATCACAGAATCTTCTTCACAAGGAGTCTACGTTGAGATTCATTCCACGTGTAATCACAAGGATTTAGAAACTGGATTTCTGCCAGCTGCGCACATGTCACCTAGCTTGGAAGTAGCGAGCTTATTAGCTGCCAGATGCACTCCAGGGGATGAAATAATAGCAAGTGTGTTCTCCACCACTCCAAGTATAATTTTGACTACAACATTCGTACCGCTCGATGAATTAACAGCCTTTGAAAACCTAAGAGTTGGACATTACTTACCATGTTCTGTCAGAGAGATAGGTGAAAATAGTTTGAAGGTCCTTTTACCTATTGATAATTACAGTGAACTTGGTGTTGTTCCTTACATTAGACCATCTGAATTGGAATTGATTTATGTCAACCAAGTGctgtttggaaaaattatttccattgacgagaatactaaaaaaattgagttGCAAACCGATTTATATGAATTGTGGATGGATTCTGTGAATCAAAATACTGAAATGACTAATGCGGTTGATATTTTGGGCTTCTACCTCAGAAAAGTTAAAGAGCTTtcaaattatgatttttaccAAAGTAGACCAATATCAAAGGTTAGTTTGGGGCAACAAGTATCtggtataattgaaaaagttactGAAGACGGCCTGGTTTTACGTCTAGACAATGATTTACACGGTACAGTGCGCAAAGATCAGTACAAACAGAATTTTAAAGTGGGAGACAAGGTTTCTGGTATAATTATATGGTTAAATTACGTCCACGAAATTGTTGAGATAACACTCAAATCCACAGTGGTAAATTATATCACTACTCATAAAAGTGACTCATCTTCCATTCCCTTGGGTACAAAATTAAAAGGGGAAATAATCTTGGTCACAAATTGGTTCATCCTTATCGTTTTAAAAGGGCAAGGAAAAGGAAGATTAGCTGCTCTTCCAGCCCGAAGACACCTCAACGATGTCCAACCCGACTTACGACCTTACTTTATCGGAGGAAAAGTGAATTGTTACGTTATTATAGAAGCTGTTGAGTCTGACTTGTTACCAGTTTGCGTCTTATCATCGACATTTGAACCACGTAAGTTGAGTGCAAGTGTGAAATCTCAGAAGAGtctaaaaaaacgaaaaatggaCGATGCACCCAAAGTAAATTTACAAAGTAAGAAGGCAAAGTTGGATCAGAAGGATTTATCCAAAGATATTGACCATGATATTGTTGATGAATCTATAAATGACAATACTTCAACAAATTCGACGAGTAAAACAAAATCTAAAAAATCGAAAAGGAAAGTAACTACGGAAGTTGAACGAGAAACAAACGTagataatgaaataattcagaatagCAGCTGTGATAACCAAGGAATGAAGGATAGCACATCTGGAATTGAgtcaaagaaaaagaaaatgaaggaATCCAAAAGAGAGGAAACGAATGTCAATGAGATACCAATTATCGACATAAGACAGGAAGAAAAAGTGACCGATAAAAGTTTGAAACCAGATGATCTCAGCATTCCTGCATGTGGATTTTATTGGAACACTGAACCTACACCTCAGGAAGAACTAGCCGTTGAGTCATCAAGCGACAGTGATGAAGAAGCAGAAAGTCcacaaaagaagaaaaaattaagtgCTGCTGAACGAAGGGAACAAGAAAGGCAGAAAGAGCGCGAAATACGTGAGAGAGAAGAGGCCTTGGCGAGTAATCAATTGCCAAATTCAGTTGACCAATTTGACAGATTAGTTATGTCAAGTCCCAATAGTTCTGTAGTCTGGGTACAGTACATGGCTTATCATTTGCAAGCGACTGAAATAGAAAAGGCGCGAGCAGTTGCTAAGAGAGCTATTAAGACCATTAATTTTcgagaagagaatgaaaaactaaATGTTTGGCAGGCTTGGCTGAATTTGGAGTCAAGATTTGGCACACTAGAATCAATGAATGAGGTTTTCCAGGAGGCAGTGAGAACTAATGACGCTTTCAAAGTATATACTCATATGTTAACGTTACACGCCAATGCTAACAGGCAAGCAGCACTGGATAAAACGATTACAACAATCACAGGAAAGTTTAAACAAAATCCACTAGCTTGGATCGAGTCTGGAATAGCATTACTGAAAATGGGGCTCAAAGATAGATCACGGCACATCATGCAGAGAGCTTTGCAGTCGTTGCCTGCACACCAAC atgtTGACTTGATGGTAAGATTTGCTCAGCTGGAAAACAAATACGGAGACAAGGAGAGGGCACAGACgttatttgagaaaattctaAGTTCATACCCCAAACGAGTCGATGTATGGTCTGCGTATGTGGATGCCTTAATCAAATCTGCCGACATTCCCATTGCCCG gCAAGTTTTGGAAAGAGCAGCAGCCCAAACGCTGCCAgctagaaaaatgaaaacaatattcaaaaagtACATCGCATTTGAAGAACATCATGGTACAGCGGAAAATGTCATCAAAGTGCAAGAAATGGCTCGCAATTACATTGAAAATCAATCTCAGTAA
- the LOC124303624 gene encoding NADH dehydrogenase [ubiquinone] 1 alpha subcomplex assembly factor 3 yields MTSLYASVETECFLYLQTMTTTFIFSRIISANVRQTIRKIHSSSIICKSAYEGDGKTTISILNRDEVYGLMINSYSKIGFRLNNGISIIGSLAIFPRSVLSWKVNTIDDVNEETLSLFTILDPKPDILVIGTGDPHSNIKVDRKLALFAKKFKMNMEIVPTCQACPIFNFLNAEGRFVAAALIPPANLDFNANNSIQDPMGPKALENSTNL; encoded by the exons ATGACGTCACTTTACGCGTCCGTCGAAACCG aGTGTTTTTTGTACCTGCAAACGATGACGACTACCTTCATATTTAGCCGTATAATTTCGGCAAACGTGAGACAAACTATTAG GAAAATTCATAGTTCATCAATCATTTGCAAAAGTGCTTACGAAGGTGATGGAAAAACGACGATATCTATTCTTAACAGGGACGAAGTCTATGGACTCATGATAAATTCCTACAGCAAG ATTGGATTTCGTTTAAACAATGGCATTAGTATCATTGGATCACTTGCAATATTTCCAAGAAGCGTACTGAGTTGGAAGGTTAATACTATAGATGATGTCAACGAGGAAACTCTGTCGCTATTTACTATTCTTGATCCAAAACCAGACATTTTAGTAATTGGAACTGGTGACCCTCATAGTAATATTAAAGTTGACAGGAAGCTGGCTCTGTTTgccaaaaaattcaaaatgaacATGGAGATCGTTCCAACATGCCAAGCTTGTCCTATATTCAATTTCCTTAATGCTGAAGGAAGATTTGTTGCAGCTGCGCTCATCCCACCTGCAAATCTTGATTTTAATGCTAATAATTCCATACAAGATCCAATGGGTCCAAAAGCTTTAGAAAATTCGACCAACTTATAG